AAAAAACGCCGGCCTCTTCGATATATCACACATGGGGAGATTCGAGGTTTTAGGAAACAAGGCGTTTCCATTTATTCAGCACATTATCACAAATGACGCGGGGAAACTTACAGAGAAACAAGTTCAATACACCCCCATCTGCAACGAACAGGGCGGGATTCTTGACGACATCCTTGTCTACAAATGGCATAAAGAACATTTCATGCTGGTGGTAAATTGTGGTAATAAAGAAAAAGACCTCTTATGGCTGCAAAGACAGGCTGTCGCCTTTCAACCATTAGAAATAAGGGATTTGACTGATCGTATATCTCTCATTGCATTGCAAGGGCCCCAGTCAGAAAGTATCCTTGAAAACACATTCAAAACGAAATTTGATTCCCTGAAGATGTTTTACTTTGATGATTTTTTATGGGATGATATACCCCTAATAATCTCAAGAACAGGATATACCGGCGAGGATGGTTTCGAGATATTTATAGATGCAAAGTATATTGAAAAACTGTGGAATCTACTCCTTGATAAAAACAGGCAGAATGGTTTGAGACCTGCCGGTCTTGGAGCAAGAGACACCCTGCGATTGGAGGCGTGTCTTTTGTTGTATGGAAATGATATGGACGAGACCATAACCCCTTTAGAAACCACCATCGATTGGACCGTGAAATTTGACAAGGGTGACTTTATTGGGAAAGAAGCAATGCTCAGGCAGAAGGCAAAAGAGATAGACAGGAAATTGGCCGGATTTGAGATGATTGACAGAGGGATTCCCCGCCATGGCTATCCCGTACTGAAGGGGAACGAAACGATTGGCAAGGTTACCAGTGGATCATTTAGCCCTACCACCAATAAAAACATCGGCCTGTGCCTTATAAAATCTCAATACAGCCATATAGGGGAGGAGTTACAAATTCAGATCAGGAATAATCCTTATCATGCATGTGTCGTAAAAACCCCATTTTATAAAAGAAAAGTTACATAGCGCAACGAAGCCGCACCCAAATCCCCCTTAAAAAAGGGGGACGAAGGGGGTTGTTAAAAAACTTGAAATTGTTTCGAATTTCGATATTTGGATTTTGTAACTATTTAGCCAAGTGAAATAATCACAAAAAGATTCTAAAACAAGTTCAGAATGACAAATAAAAGCGCCGTGTCATGCTGAATTTATTTCAGCATCAGGTCTTATACAGGGCAAAGCTTCACTTGGCTAAATAGTTACCGATATTCGGATTTTGGATTTTTAATGAACAATACAAGTTGTTAAAAATTTATAAAAATTTTTTTCCAGGATACTGTATATGACGACTATACCAGAAGAACTCCTTTACACAAAGACGCATGAATGGGTGAAAAAAATAAACCAAAAAGAAGTGATCATGGGCATCACCGACCATGCGCAGCAGCAACTAAAGGATATCGTCTTTGTCGAATTGCCTTCGATAGGCAAGGTAGTAACGGCAGGCGCCGCCTGTGCAGTGGTGGAATCCGTAAAGGCCGCCTACGATATTTATGCCCCGTTATCGGGAAAAGTTACTAAAACCAACCAAAAGATTCAGGAAAAACCGGAACTGGTGAATAAAGATCCTTACGGTGAGGGGTGGTTTTTACACATCGAAATATCCAACCCAAACGAATTCAACAATCTCTTAAGCCCCGTCCAGTATCGAGCTATTAGTGAATCTGAACATTAAATGTGTAGGGGCGTATTGCAATACGCCTTACGGTCAAATATCCTGATTGTATAAATTGCCAAAGCCCTGGCTTGATGCAAGGGATTTCGATGTTTTAGATGTTTTCGGTGAGTCCCCTCACCGAAACAAAATAGCAGAAGGACGTACAGGGGTTTTTAATTATCATCAGGTGGCTATGTTAACTTTGCCCGCTTTGTTTATCGATAACATTATTCGTTTCTAGCATTACCACGCACGCTTTACAATACGGGCTTCGTAATCTATTTAACGTTGCCACTGGGATAAGCACACTTACCTCTACTATAAAATGTGTCATGGCACACTTGTGTGACGTTACACTTATGTGCCATGTCACACTTTTTATGCCTTGCCTGAATATACTCATTACTATATATTTCTATTGTAGTGTGATCATGAGTGATTAAAATCTAAAGCTTAATGATTTATTTCTATAAATTCTTTTATCTGATCTTTATTCTGGCGTTTTATTTGCGCAATATTCAAAATACATTACGATAAAGGCAAACCCTGAGCGATTGGGGGACGCAAAAGTAAAGGGTCTTTAGGCGTACAGGGAAGTACGTCGATAAAGTAAATTCATAAGACAATAAGGAAGTAGTCTCCAAAAGATAGCCTTACTGCCGAAGATGTTTAGATAAATATCTTTGCAGTAAGGCTTTTTTGTTTTTAAATGCCATTTAATTTTTAAGGAGGAAGCAAAATGAAGTTAAAGTGGTGGATAATAAGTCTTTTGGGGGTTATGTTCTTAGTCGGACAAGCGGGATGGGCAAAGGCATGGGGACTAAGTATTGAAGAGAGGATGGCATGTCAGCGGGCCATTGAAGAGGTTTACTGGAGCCATACCCTATGGCCAAAGGAAAATCCATCTCCAAAACCTCAGCTTAAAGAGGTCATGTCAGAAGAGGAATTGAGAAAGAAGGTAGAGAAGACCGTAAAGATGTCCAGGGCCCTGGAAGTAATCTGGAAGCGTCCCGTCAGGGGGTACCAACTCCAGGCAGAGCTTCAGCGTATGGCTGAAACTACGAGGAATCCTGATATGCTGCGAGAACTCTGGCAGGCGCTGGGTAATGACCCTCATCTGATAGCGGAATGCCTGGCCAGACCCTTACTTGTAGAGAGGCAGATCCAGGAATGGTATGACTTTGATGAACGTTTTCATGGGAAATTAAAGAAACGGGTGATGAGGGAACTGAAACTGCATGATAAGGTAGGGGATATGAAGGGGATGGATGGAGAGTACCGGGAAGTGGAATTGAGGAAAGGGAAGTCTCATGAGGGTAAAACGGCAGAAAAGAAAGATGTGCTGGAACTTTCTGAAAAGGAATGGGCAGAGGAGATAGGTCGTCTTGCCGGTGCATTTGGGGCAAAGGGACGGGATGCGATGAAATTGCCGCTGAGGCGAGTTGCCGGCGACCGCTCCGCTCAAACGGTCGATGTGAAGGGACCGGATGTGATGAAATTGCCGATGAGGCGGTTAAGTAAGTTACAGGAGGATGAGGAGGGATTTTATGTAGTAGGAGTATTGAAGAATGGGGCAGATCGGGTGAGAATAGCAGTAGTGGAGTGGCAGAAGGTAGGGTTTGATACGTGGTGGTCAGAGGCAGAGGAACAGTTTACCGCAGAAATAGAAGGAGAAAACTATGCCTATAACTTGCCTGAAATTACCACGACAGCCCTTGTCCCCCTTGCGCCGAGCAACACCTGGTCAGCAACGGATGCAGGTGCGCCTGCCCCTACTGCCCGATATTGGCATACAGCGGTATGGACCGGTACGGAGATGATTGTATGGGGTGGTGGCGATAGGGGAGGACGCTACAATCCGGCGACAAATACATGGTTTGCTACAACCACAACGGGCGCCCCTACTGCCCGATCTTTCCATACAGCGGTATGGACAGGTATGGAGATGATTGTATGGGGTGGTGGCGATGGCCTCAATACGGGAGGACGCTACAACCCGGCGACAAATACGTGGTCTGCCACAAACACAACGGGTGCCCCTACTGCCCGACGTTCCCACACAGCGGTATGGACCGGTACGGAGATGATTGTATGGGGTGGATGGAATTGGGATAGTGGTGATGACTTCAATACGGGAGGACGCTACAACCCATCGACAAATACGTGGTCTGCCACAAACACAACGGGCGTCCCTACTGCCCGATCTTTCCATACAGCGGTATGGACCGGTACGGAGATGATTGTATGGGGTGGATTTGGTAGTAGTACCGGTGACCTCAATACGGGAGGGCGCTACGATCCATCGACAAATACATGGTCTGCCACAAACACAACGGGCGTCCCTACTGCCCGATCTTTCCATACAGCGGTATGGACAGGTACGGAGATGATTGTATGGGGTGGAATTGATACTAATAGTTATAGTTGCGTCAATACGGGAGGACGCTACGATCCATCGACAAATACGTGGTATACTACCACTACAACGGGCGCCCCTACTGTACGAGATGAGCATACAGCGGTATGGACAGGTACCGTAATGATTGTATGGGGTGGTGAAGATTACGGTTATTATTCCCTCAATACGGGAGGACGCTACGATCCATCGACAAATACGTGGTCTGCCACAAACACAACGGGCGTCCCTACTGCCCGACATTCCCATACAGCGGTATGGACAGATACGGAGATGATTGTATGGGGTGGATGGGATTCGTATAGTGGTGATGACTTCAATACGGGAGGACGCTACGATCCTGATATAGACTCGTGGGTAGCTACAAGCATGGGTAAACGGAGCGCCCCCACTGCCCGAGATTCTCATACAGCGGTATGGATAGGTACGGAGATGATTGTATGGGGTGGATACAGTTCTAGCTACCCTTATAACCTCAATACGGGGGGACGCTACGATCCAGCGTTAAATGCCTGGAGGTTTACAAACACTACAAACGCACCCAGTGCCAGATATGA
This is a stretch of genomic DNA from Candidatus Brocadia sp.. It encodes these proteins:
- the gcvT gene encoding glycine cleavage system aminomethyltransferase GcvT, producing the protein MKKTPLYDNHLKFNAKMVSFHDYFMPLQYDTIINEHHCVRKNAGLFDISHMGRFEVLGNKAFPFIQHIITNDAGKLTEKQVQYTPICNEQGGILDDILVYKWHKEHFMLVVNCGNKEKDLLWLQRQAVAFQPLEIRDLTDRISLIALQGPQSESILENTFKTKFDSLKMFYFDDFLWDDIPLIISRTGYTGEDGFEIFIDAKYIEKLWNLLLDKNRQNGLRPAGLGARDTLRLEACLLLYGNDMDETITPLETTIDWTVKFDKGDFIGKEAMLRQKAKEIDRKLAGFEMIDRGIPRHGYPVLKGNETIGKVTSGSFSPTTNKNIGLCLIKSQYSHIGEELQIQIRNNPYHACVVKTPFYKRKVT
- the gcvH gene encoding glycine cleavage system protein GcvH, producing MTTIPEELLYTKTHEWVKKINQKEVIMGITDHAQQQLKDIVFVELPSIGKVVTAGAACAVVESVKAAYDIYAPLSGKVTKTNQKIQEKPELVNKDPYGEGWFLHIEISNPNEFNNLLSPVQYRAISESEH